A single genomic interval of Gopherus evgoodei ecotype Sinaloan lineage chromosome 11, rGopEvg1_v1.p, whole genome shotgun sequence harbors:
- the LOC115659455 gene encoding E3 ubiquitin-protein ligase TRIM39-like translates to MASAVPIGKALEEATCSICLEYLTEPVTIECGHNFCRACITQYSERRKSQSGTKFPCPECRALFQKGNFRPNRQLANIIESIKPLRLQPGQAQNENLCETHKEKLQLFYKEDGKATCAVPIEEVAQGYKVKLQEILGPLRQKLEEALALVSAEEKKIREWQGRVENRRQSITREFKTLHQLLSEEKQLLLRRLAEEERETLQRLQDNHTQLSEQSAALINRITELEEKCQQPAAELLQGVKSALIRSECVKLQPPEAVSPALKSGYKICLDMREMLKRFTLDVTLDPDTAHPNLVLSQDRKSVRHKTKRQNLPNNPERFDPCVFVLGAEGFTGGRHYWEVEVGDKTRWTLGVCKESVSRKSPDHLSPKNGYWTVCLRDGEYEALTFPATPLHVGIRPSQVGIFLDYKAGEVSFYNVSDRSHLFTFTDPFSGTVRPFFSPCAKAGGKNAAPLIICSVPAQARGNLGP, encoded by the exons ATGGCCTCAGCGGTGCCCATAGGGAAAGCACTAGAAGAAGCCACATGCTCCATCTGCCTGGAGTATCTGACGGAGCCAGTGACCATAGAGTGTGGGCACAACTTCTGCCGAGCCTGCATCACCCAGTACAGTGAGCGAAGGAAGTCTCAATCAGGCACAAAGTTCCCCTGTCCTGAGTGCCGAGCGCTGTTCCAGAAAGGGAATTTCAGGCCCAACAGGCAGCTGGCCAATATCATAGAAAGCATCAAACCACTGAGGTTACAGCCTGGGCAAGCGCAGAATGAGAATCTGTGTGAGACGCACAAGGAAAAACTCCAACTCTTCTATAAGGAGGATGGAAAAGCCACCTGTGCGGTCCCCATAGAAGAAGTTGCCCAGGGTTATAAG GTAAAACTCCAGGAAATCCTGGGTCCTCTGAGGCAGAAGCTGGAGGAGGCCCTGGCACTGGTGTctgcagaggaaaagaaaatcaggGAGTGGCAG GGCAGAGTGGAGAATCGGAGGCAGTCGATCACACGTGAATTTAAGACGCTGCACCAGCTGCTGAGTGAGGAAAAGCAGCTGTTGCTGCGGAGGCTGGCGGAGGAGGAGCGGGAGACTCTgcagagactccaggacaatcacACACAGCTCTCGGAGCAGAGCGCTGCCCTGATCAATCGTATCACAGAGCTAGAGGAGAAGTGTCAGCAACCGGCCGCCGAGCTGCTGCAG GGTGTGAAAAGCGCATTGATCAG GAGTGAGTGTGTGAAACTCCAGCCACCAGAAGCCgtttctcctgccctgaagagcggGTATAAAATCTGCCTTGACATGAGGGAAATGTTGAAGAGATTCACCC TGGACgtgactctggatccagacacggCTCATCCCAATCTTGTTCTGTCTCAGGATAGGAAAAGTGTGAGACACAAAACCAAACGACAAAATCTGCCCAATAATCCTGAGAGATTTGATCCCTGTGTCTTCGTCCTGGGCGCTGAGGGATTCACGGGTGGGAGGCATtactgggaggtggaggtgggagacAAGACTAGGTGGACCCTGGGGGTTTGTAAGGAGTCTGTGAGCAGGAAGAGTCCAGATCACCTGTCACCTAAAAACGGATACTGGACTGTGTGTCTGAGGGATGGGGAATATGAGGCCCTCACCTTCCCCGCAACCCCCCTCCATGTGGGCATCAGACCCAGCCAGGTAGGGATTTTCCTGGACTATAAGGCAGGCGAGGTCTCCTTTTACAATGTGTCTGACAGGTCCCATCTCTTCACCTTCACTGACCCCTTCTCTGGGACAGTCCGCCCTTTCTTCAGTCCCTGTGCCAAGGCTGGAGGTAAAAATGCAGCTCCCCTGATAATCTGCTCAGTCCCAGCTCAGGCCAGAGGGAATCTTGGTCCTTGA